A window of Halobacillus naozhouensis genomic DNA:
AACAGCTGAAGCGGAAGCAAACTCAGATAACAAGGCAATCACTTGCTCAGTGTCAAGGTGCACAATAGCCTCGTCATCGAGCATCATATAATAATGATTATGATAGGAATAAACATCCCCCCCATACACGCCTAACTGGTACAGTTGCAAACCTGCCTGAATTATATCCTCAAACTCATCAAAACAAAACATCATCTCATTACTTTCATCTAATGTCACTTTCATTTCGATGTAATCTTCATCTTCCTCCATATAGTCAGAATCTGACTTTGTAACAACTACTAACATGCCTTGTGCCTGTAGTAAATAAACTTGAACGAGAAGAACTCCATTTAACTCTACACCGAGTTCAATGCCAGCGTCATACATCATATCACTAAACACGCGATGTACTCTCGGCAAGTCTTCCCATAACTCATCGCGGGTTAGACCTCTGTCCGTTAAATCATCAAAAGTCAAAAATATTTTGAACTTTTCATTGGACATTCTTTCTACTCGCATGTAATCGCCCCCTCGGTTAAGGATACCTTTATCTATATCTTATGATACCTGCTTTAATTATGGCACTTTTTTTAGCATTATATCCATGATTGTGCTCTAGGGCAATAGTTAATTATACGCTTGCCCGCCTAGCGTGGTATAAGTCTAATCAGATGAACTTCCGGTGCTGTACCCAGCCTAAGTGGAACTAATGATGTCCCATATCCTTCACTATTTAAAAAAGCAGTGTGTGTTCCATCTTTCCAACAGCCTCGGGAGTATGGTCCTTGACCGAATAGCCTAATCTGACCACCGTGTGTATGACCCGTTAAAATTAAATTATAGTTATCACAAACATAATCAGGAAACTCTTTTAAAATAGCTGGTTCATGAACAACCAATATGTTTACCTTATGGGAATCGGATAGAGCAGGTATAGAGGCTTCACTAAAATAGGGATCAATTCCGCTTAAGGTCACCCCGCTCTTCCCTATATATGTCCACTCGTTCGAAAGCGGAGTCACACCATTACTTCTAAGGTAAGAAAGAAGCGGTTCCGGTTTAAACTCGTGATCATTGTTTCC
This region includes:
- a CDS encoding genetic competence negative regulator; amino-acid sequence: MRVERMSNEKFKIFLTFDDLTDRGLTRDELWEDLPRVHRVFSDMMYDAGIELGVELNGVLLVQVYLLQAQGMLVVVTKSDSDYMEEDEDYIEMKVTLDESNEMMFCFDEFEDIIQAGLQLYQLGVYGGDVYSYHNHYYMMLDDEAIVHLDTEQVIALLSEFASASAVTSHRLLEYGKIIMKNDAMQNIYTYFSN
- a CDS encoding metallophosphoesterase; its protein translation is MEGVIHIRYLSGIFLVGLWLIIKMFRTAKSDEVRIHSCKVSIKEPYTIFFISDIHNRLINDHTLAKIKDVDAVIIGGDLADRRVSGTKLAKNIKRLQTWGAPIYFIAGNNDHEFKPEPLLSYLRSNGVTPLSNEWTYIGKSGVTLSGIDPYFSEASIPALSDSHKVNILVVHEPAILKEFPDYVCDNYNLILTGHTHGGQIRLFGQGPYSRGCWKDGTHTAFLNSEGYGTSLVPLRLGTAPEVHLIRLIPR